The Anolis carolinensis isolate JA03-04 chromosome 2, rAnoCar3.1.pri, whole genome shotgun sequence genome has a window encoding:
- the srp68 gene encoding signal recognition particle subunit SRP68 has protein sequence MAAERQVAGGGSGGRGAPGGNASGGGSASGPEESKENKENEKPKPGALGDSLGLEILQIVKESQQQHGLRHGDFQRYRGYCSRRLRRLRKTLNFKMGNRHKFTGKKVTEELLSDNRYLLLILMDAERAWSYAMQLKQEANTEPRKRFHLLSRLRKAVKHAEELERLCESNRVDAKTKLEAQAYTAYLTGMLRFERQEWKAAMEAFNKCKTIYEKLASAFTEEQAILYNQRVEEISPNIRYCAYNIGDQSAISELMQMRLRSGGTEGLIAEKLEALITQTRAKQAATMSEVEWRGRTVPVKIDKVRIFLLGLADTEAAIAQTEEEETKERLFESLLSECRDAIQAVREELKPDQKQRDHSLEADSGKVTNIQYLHSYLTYIKLSTAIKRNESMAKALQKALLQQQQPLEEEGKRTPRPQDLIRLYDIILQNLAELPQLPGLEEDKSFLKEIGIKTLVYKAYRCFFIAQSYVLVKKWSEALVLYERVLKYANEVQIQAGTYENSLKELPDVQELITQVNAEKYSLQAAAILDADDSHETESPSQVKDGKPLSERFETFCLDPSLVSKQARLVHFPPDFQPIPCKPLFFDLALNHVTLPPLEDKVEQKSKSGLTGYIKGIFGFRS, from the exons ATGGCGGCGGAGCGGCAGGTGGCTGGAGGGGGCAGCGGCGGCCGAGGCGCTCCCGGAGGCAATGCTAGCGGCGGGGGCTCCGCGTCGGGCCCGGAGGAGAGCAAGGAGAACAAGGAGAACGAGAAGCCGAAGCCGGGCGCTCTGGGAGACAGCCTGGGTCTGGAGA TCCTACAGATTGTTAAagaatcacaacaacaacatgggtTACGTCATGGTGATTTTCAGAGATACAG GGGTTATTGTTCCAGACGACTAAGAAGACTCAGAAAAACCCTTAACTTCAAGATGGGGAATAGGCATAAATTCACAGGGAAGAAAGTAACAGAAGAACTGTTATCTGACAACAG ATACCTGCTCTTGATTCTCATGGATGCGGAAAGGGCCTGGAGCTATGCTATGCAGCTTAAGCAAGAAGCCAACACAGAACCCCGCAAACGATTTCACCTGTTGTCTCGCCTGCGCAAAGCCGTAAAACATGCTGAAGAACTGGAGCGACTGTGCGAAAGCAACCGGGTAGATGCCAAGACCAAACTGGAAGCTCAG GCATACACAGCTTATCTTACAGGTATGCTCCGTTTTGAGCGGCAAGAGTGGAAGGCAGCAATGGAGGCTTTTAACAAGTGCAA AACCATATATGAAAAATTGGCAAGTGCTTTTACAGAAGAGCAGGCAATATTATACAATCAGCGAGTGGAAGAGATCTCTCCAAATATTCGTTACTGTGCTTATAATATTG GTGACCAATCTGCTATTAGTGAGCTGATGCAGATGAGACTGAGATCTGGAGGCACCGAAGGGCTTATTGCTGAAAAACTGGAG GCATTAATCACCCAAACTAGAGCAAAGCAGGCAGCTACAATGAGTGAAGTGGAATGGAGGGGAAGGACTGTGCCGGTCAAGATAGACAAAGTGAGGATCTTCCTACTGGGACTGGCAGATACTGAAGCAGCCATTGCTCAG acagaagaagaagaaacaaaagaacGTTTGTTTGAGTCCCTACTGAGTGAGTGTCGGGATGCAATACAAGCTGTACGTGAAGAACTGAAACCAGATCAG AAGCAACGTGATCACTCTTTGGAAGCAGATTCAGGGAAAGTCACTAACATCCAGTACTTGCACAG TTACCTGACCTATATCAAGTTGTCTACAGCAATCAAGCGCAATGAGAGCATGGCCAAAGCTTTGCAGAAGGCATTgcttcagcagcagcagccactggAGGAAGAAGGCAAGCGCACCCCTCGACCTCAGGATCTGATACGTCTCTATGACATCATTTTGCAG AATCTGGCAGAATTGCCACAACTTCCTGGCCTAGAAGAAGACAAAAGCTTCCTAAAGGAGATTGGGATAAAGACACTTGTGTATAAGGCTTACAG GTGCTTTTTCATTGCACAATCATATGTTCTGGTGAAGAAGTGGAGTGAAGCCCTTGTTTTGTATGAACGTGTTTTGAAATATGCCAATGAAGTCCAGATCCAAGCCGGAACCTATGAAAACAGCTTAAAG GAACTGCCTGATGTTCAAGAGCTGATCACCCAAGTGAATGCAGAGAAATACTCCTTGCAAGCAGCTGCCATATTAG ATGCAGATGACAGTCATGAGACTGAGTCCCCATCCCAAGTCAAAGATGGCAAG CCACTTTCTGAACGATTTGAGACATTCTGCCTGGACCCTTCCCTGGTCAGCAAGCAAGCCCGCcttgtgcatttccctccagatTTCCAGCCCATACCTTGCAAGCCTTTGTTCTTTGACCTGGCCCTCAATCACGTCACTCTCCCACCCCTGGAAGACAAGGTGGAACAGAAGTCAAAGAGTGGTCTTACAGGATATATCAAGGGCATCTTTGGATTCCGGAGTTAA